GGCTGCGACCGCATCCTGATGGTGCCGCTCTATCCGCAATATGCGGCGCCGACCTCGGCCACGGCCTGCGACCAGGCTTTCCGCGCGCTGATGACGATGCGCTGGCAGCCGGCGGTTCGCGTGGCGCCGCCCTATCACGACGACCCGGCCTACATCAAAGCCTTGGCCGATTCGATGCGTGCCTCGCTGGCCAAGCTCGACTTCGACCCCGAGGTCATCCTCTGCTCCTTCCACGGGATGCCGAAGGACTACCTGCTCAAGGGCGACCCGTATCACTGCCACTGCGCCAAGACCTGGCGGCTGCTGCGCGAGGAGCTGGGCTACAGCCGCGAGCGCTTCAAGATGACCTTCCAGTCGCGCTTCGGACCGGACGAGTGGCTGAAGCCCTATACCGACGAGACGGTGAAGAGCCTGGCCTCGTCGGGCGTCAAGTCGATGGCGATCGTGGCGCCGGGCTTCTCGGCGGATTGTCTGGAGACACTGGAAGAGCTCGATGTCGAGAACCGCGAGATCTTCATGCACAATGGCGGCCAGCAGTTCGCCTATCTGCCCTGCCTGAACGATTCACCCGCGGGCGTCGACGCGATCGAGGCCGTGGTGCGCCGCGAATTGATGGGCTGGGTCTGATCCAGGGCAGGTTCCGCCCGGCCGGTCACGAAATCCGCGACCAGCGCCACAACCCGCGGCGCCGTCAGGATGCGCCGGTGCCCGAGACCATTCTGGGCCTCCAGCCGAACGAAGGGCCCGGCATCCGCCAGCGCCTGTGCATGGGCGAAAGGCACCTCGCGGTCGTCCCGGCAATGCAGCAGCAGTGTCGGCCCGCCGTAACGCTGCAACTGGGCAGCGCCTGCGAAGGCGGTGACCGGCACGCCCGCGACCGTATGGATGCGCGCCTCCAGCGCCTGCAGACCGCGCGGGCCGAGCCCGATGCGCGCACCGAACCAGCCCGCGACTTCCCGCATCGAGGAAGGCGGCGCGATCAGCACCAGGCGCCTGGCGACAATACGGGGCTGGGCCGGCAGCGTTCCGGCAAGCGCGGCCAGTGCGATCGAACCACCGAAGGAGTGGGCGACGATCGCCTCGACCGGGCCGACCGCGCGCGCCACCGCCGCCAGGCTCGCGACCCCGGTGGGCAGGTCGAGGGTCGCGCCGGTCGAGTCCCCATGTGCCGGCAGGTCGAAGGCGACGACCCTCAAGCCGGCCTTCAGCAAAGGCTTGATGAACGCCGCCATCACCGCCGCCTGCCCGGTCCAGCCATGCAGCAGGATCACGCAGGGCAACGTGCCGACGCCGTCGCGTTGCGGCGGTTCGAACAGACGCGCGGCGACCGAGCTGCAGGGAAAAGGGACCGAAAGGGGCGTGCCGGCTTCGAGCCGCGTTGCGAGGGACTTGACCGAGGCGGCCCGATGGTTGCCCTGCTTGGGGCGTGGCGGGGTGCAGAACAGGCGAAACGCGATCCGGCCGGTCAAGCCGGGGGCCAGGTTTTCGCCGAGGCGGGCCAGAGGCCGCATGAGACGCAGGAGCAAGTCCGACATGATGCTGACCTCGATTTGTTCAATGCTGAACGAGTATGTTCAATGGTGAACAAAAAGCAAGAGGTCGTCGCGGTCGAGACGGCCGGCCCGGTTCGCCCCTGGGATCTGC
This portion of the Bosea sp. OAE506 genome encodes:
- a CDS encoding alpha/beta fold hydrolase, which encodes MRPLARLGENLAPGLTGRIAFRLFCTPPRPKQGNHRAASVKSLATRLEAGTPLSVPFPCSSVAARLFEPPQRDGVGTLPCVILLHGWTGQAAVMAAFIKPLLKAGLRVVAFDLPAHGDSTGATLDLPTGVASLAAVARAVGPVEAIVAHSFGGSIALAALAGTLPAQPRIVARRLVLIAPPSSMREVAGWFGARIGLGPRGLQALEARIHTVAGVPVTAFAGAAQLQRYGGPTLLLHCRDDREVPFAHAQALADAGPFVRLEAQNGLGHRRILTAPRVVALVADFVTGRAEPALDQTQPINSRRTTASIASTPAGESFRQGR
- the hemH gene encoding ferrochelatase → MTVQTKPAADMRAVMLPPDHPPVRTGRIGVLLMNLGTPEGTTYWPMRAYLKEFLSDRRVIETSRWLWWPLLNLVILTTRPSRKGKDYASVWNNERDEGPLKTITRSQTEQLAARLSAEHGERLVFDWAMRYGLPDVKSRLEALLAQGCDRILMVPLYPQYAAPTSATACDQAFRALMTMRWQPAVRVAPPYHDDPAYIKALADSMRASLAKLDFDPEVILCSFHGMPKDYLLKGDPYHCHCAKTWRLLREELGYSRERFKMTFQSRFGPDEWLKPYTDETVKSLASSGVKSMAIVAPGFSADCLETLEELDVENREIFMHNGGQQFAYLPCLNDSPAGVDAIEAVVRRELMGWV